In one Musa acuminata AAA Group cultivar baxijiao chromosome BXJ2-5, Cavendish_Baxijiao_AAA, whole genome shotgun sequence genomic region, the following are encoded:
- the LOC135612315 gene encoding filament-like plant protein 4 — protein MMDRRSWPWKKKSSEKAATTTDSSTAISSSSGGNKVDQDSNTISYVQISVESYAHLTELEDQVKTLQEKLSAAQTEMTTKDNLVKQHAKVAEEAVSGWEKAEAESSALKNQLESVTLLKLTAEERASHLDGALKECMKQIRNVKEESEQKLHDVVFAKTKQWEKMKAELEAKLDDFDQELLRASAENAALSRSLQERADILMKITDEKLQADTEIEVLKGNILSCEKEINSLKYELHVVSKELEIRNEEKNMSVKSADAANKQHLEDVKKISKLEAECQRLRGLVRKKLPGPAALAQMKLEVESLGRDHGESRLRRSPAKNLGTNHISTPALDFASESIYTLQKENEFLTARLLATEEETKMLKEALSNRNSELQASRNIFAKTASKLRSVEARMLALNPQKFLSNPSFDISSDTNLSQNESHPPSLTSMSEDGNDEVESYSEPWATPLTSDLSQIKKEKGTEKSKNTGNSNHLELMDDFLEMERLACLSTESNGTMTISDGVLDKLKTVNNDGTLSADVQKDATSKEQHLASEKTGLPCTNQMCSEGELATNKLSSLLRKLQSRINSTFNLSDQEVDIGKVLEDIKHIVQETQEELPQHSVSCVIEENYSTDASCHKRDCYDDVDKTTDIGISSKQDDISCADDKQNLGQEFKNALSEIQDFVTSVGKESSELQDRQSGGPILSEKIQQFSSYVNDVLHNEKSLNDLILILSHILSEASEMGFKMTFKMGNEWESNISDCIDKVTLLENRVAQHEPRNEILSGRSIAPSHSSSHPDIEGPISDSFEQRSTTQKFSLKEFEEMRLEKKNMQTELSTCTELLEGTKLRLVEAEQSLAELKSQLAASQKSNSLSETQLKCMAESYKLLESRAQQLEAEVNILRTEVQTLNDELGEEKRIHQDDLTKLRDLQEKIERNEKCSMCSDADNDKTKQEKEIAAAAEKLAECQETILLLGRQLQTLRPPAEQSDSFPNNRNHLNDYFEDALDSTGFNTQSMHNSRYMASETESAAAFVTPRTGGESPLDGYSSQISPSDNEASPFPRSPINSKHQKHRSSRSSSSTSFPNALPDKQGRGFSRFFSKTKGDH, from the exons ATGATGGATCGGCGAAGTTGGCCTTGGAAGAAGAAGTCATCTGAAAAGGCAGCGACTACAACTGATTCCTCCACTGCAATTTCATCTAGTTCTGGTGGAAATAAAGTTGATCAG GATAGTAATACTATTAGCTATGTACAAATTTCTGTGGAATCATATGCCCACCTGACTGAATTGGAAGACCAAGTGAAGACCTTACAAGAAAAATTATCTGCAGCACAAACTGAGATGACAACTAAGGATAATCTAGTCAAGCAACATGCTAAAGTTGCTGAAGAAGCAGTTTCAG GTTGGGAAAAAGCTGAAGCTGAATCATCTGCACTGAAAAATCAACTTGAATCTGTCACATTGTTGAAGCTTACTGCTGAAGAACGCGCATCTCATCTCGATGGTGCCCTGAAGGAGTGCATGAAGCAGATAAGAAACGTGAAGGAAGAAAGCGAGCAAAAATTGCATGATGTAGTCTTCGCCAAAACTAAGCAATGGGAAAAAATGAAGGCAGAGCTAGAAGCAAAGCTAGATGATTTTGACCAGGAGCTGCTCAGAGCTTCTGCTGAAAATGCAGCTCTTTCAAGATCTCTTCAAGAACGTGCAGATATTCTGATGAAAATTACTGATGAGAAGTTGCAAGCTGATACTGAAATTGAAGTGCTAAAGGGCAATATACTATCATGTGAAAAAGAAATTAATTCATTGAAATATGAACTACATGTTGTTTCTAAAGAGCTTGAAATTCGGAATGAAGAGAAAAATATGAGCGTAAAGTCTGCTGATGCAGCAAACAAGCAGCACCTGGAGGATGTCAAGAAAATATCAAAACTGGAAGCAGAATGCCAAAGATTACGTGGCCTTGTTAGAAAAAAGCTGCCTGGACCCGCTGCATTAGCACAAATGAAGCTAGAGGTTGAGAGTTTAGGCCGTGATCATGGTGAGAGTAGATTGCGGCGCTCACCTGCTAAGAATCTCGGTACTAATCACATATCAACACCGGCTCTGGATTTTGCCTCTGAAAGCATTTACACTTTGCAGAAGGAGAATGAGTTTCTTACAGCACGCTTATTAGCAACTGAGGAAGAAACGAAAATGCTAAAAGAGGCTTTATCAAACCGTAACAGTGAGTTACAGGCTTCAAGAAACATTTTTGCTAAAACAGCAAGCAAGCTTCGTAGTGTTGAAGCACGGATGCTGGCTCTGAACCCGCAAAAGTTCTTATCAAATCCAAGTTTTGACATCTCTTCTGATACCAATTTGAGCCAAAATGAAAGTCACCCACCAAGCTTGACCTCAATGTCTGAAGATGGAAATGATGAAGTAGAAAGTTATTCTGAACCTTGGGCTACACCATTAACGTCAGATCTCTCacaaatcaagaaagaaaaaggcACTGAAAAGAGTAAGAATACTGGCAATTCAAACCATTTGGAACTTATGGATGACTTTCTAGAGATGGAGAGGTTAGCTTGTTTGTCAACAGAGTCTAATGGAACAATGACGATATCTGATGGTGTCCTTGATAAGCTGAAAACTGTAAATAATGATGGTACTTTGTCGGCTGATGTTCAAAAGGATGCTACTAGTAAAGAGCAACATCTGGCATCAGAGAAGACAGGTCTGCCTTGCACAAATCAAATGTGTTCTGAGGGAGAACTTGCAACGAATAAGCTCAGTTCTCTGTTGAGAAAGCTTCAGTCAAGAATAAACTCTACTTTTAACTTGTCAGATCAGGAAGTTGATATCGGTAAAGTGTTGGAGGATATAAAACATATTGTGCAGGAAACACAGGAAGAGTTGCCTCAGCATTCTGTAAGCTGTGTTATCGAAGAAAATTACTCTACAGATGCTTCTTGTCATAAAAGAGATTGCTATGATGATGTGGACAAGACTACCGATATAGGCATttcttctaagcaagatgatatttcaTGCGCTGATGATAAGCAGAACTTAGGTCAAGAGTTCAAAAATGCTTTGTCAGAGATTCAAGATTTTGTTACATCTGTTGGTAAAGAATCCTCAGAACTACAAGATAGGCAATCTGGTGGTCCAATACTAAGTGAGAAAATCCAGCAGTTCTCTTCTTATGTCAATGATGTACTACACAATGAAAAAAGCTTGAATGATTTGATACTTATTTTATCCCATATTTTGTCCGAAGCCAGTGAGATGGGCTTTAAAATGACCTTTAAAATGGGCAATGAATGGGAAAGCAATATTTCAGACTGCATAGATAAGGTAACATTACTTGAAAACAGAGTGGCTCAGCATGAACCAAGAAATGAGATTTTATCAGGAAGGTCTATCGCTCCGTCTCATTCTTCCTCTCATCCAGATATCGAGGGGCCTATCAGTGACAGCTTTGAACAAAGGAGCACGACACAGAAGTTTTCGTTGAAGGAATTTGAAGAGATGAGGTTGGAGAAAAAAAACATGCAAACGGAACTGTCTACTTGTACTGAATTGTTGGAAGGGACAAAACTTCGTCTAGTCGAAGCAGAACAAAGTTTGGCAGAGCTTAAATCTCAATTGGCTGCTAGCCAAAAATCAAACAGCTTGTCTGAAACACAGTTAAAGTGTATGGCCGAGTCGTACAAGTTGCTGGAATCACGCGCACAGCAGTTAGAAGCCGAAGTAAACATTCTACGTACAGAAGTACAAACATTGAACGATGAACTTGGTGAGGAAAAGCGTATTCATCAGGATGATTTGACCaaattaagagatcttcaagagaagatcGAGAG gaATGAAAAGTGTTCAATGTGCTCAGATGCTGACAATGACAAGACAAAACAG GAGAAAGAGATAGCAGCCGCTGCGGAGAAGCTTGCGGAGTGTCAAGAGACCATACTTCTGCTTGGAAGGCAATTGCAAACATTGCGACCACCAGCAGAACAATCAGATTCCTTTCCAAATAACAGAAATCACTTAAATGACTATTTCGAAGACGCACTGGACTCTACTGGCTttaacactcaaagcatgcataaTTCAAGGTACATGGCATCTGAGACAGAAAGTGCTGCTGCTTTTGTGACGCCAAGAACCGGTGGTGAATCCCCATTGGATGGATACAGCTCCCAGATTAGCCCATCCGACAATGAAGCAAGTCCATTTCCCAGATCACCTATCAACTCAAAGCATCAAAAGCATAGGTCTTCCAGGTCATCGTCTTCTACTTCTTTTCCTAATGCCTTGCCCGATAAGCAGGGTCGTGGTTTTAGCAGGTTTTTCTCCAAGACAAAAGGCGATCACTAA